The nucleotide window GATGATCTCCAGGGTGACGCCGGTGCTGTTCACCACGGCCATGAGGCGGACGCCGAGGATGTTCACCAGGGTGGTCAGCGCGATCAGGATGGAGCCGAGGATGACGGCGTTGGTGGCGCCGCTCGTCGACGTGAGTGCCGGGTCGCCGCCGACGAGCTGGAACCCGGACCAGATCGAGGGGAGCACCACCTGCAACGCGATCGCGGCGGCCGCGACCGTCACGATCTGGGCAATGATCATGACCCAGCCGGCGAACCAGCCGACCGTTGCGTTGGCCAGCCGCCGCGACCACTGGTAGATGCAGCCGGACAGCGGGTAGCGGGCGGCCAGCTCGGCGAAGTTGAGCGCCACCATGAACTGGCCGGCGAAGACCAGCGGCCAGGTCCAGAAGAAGGCCGGGCCGCCGAACGAGAATCCGAAGGCGAAGAGCTGGAAGACGGTGGTGAGGATCGAGACGAAGGAGAACCCTGCGGCGAACGACGCGTAGCTGCCGAGACCGCGGCGCAGCTCCGGCTTGTACCCGAAACCGCGCAGGTCGGCGGCGTCGGTCTTGTCGCTCGGGGGTGGTGCCGACAGTACGGGGGTAGTTGACATGACCGCCTCCTCGGGCCGGAATACCTGTCAAGTGACAGGCTGGGGGAGGCGTCCATCGACGAGGGTTTCTGCGCCGTTAATCTTGGGTTTCCGGGTGTGTCGCCGGCGTTACCACGCCGCCCGGCCGGTGCTGACCGCACCACATGCGACGATGCAGGCGTGAGCCCCTCGCCCTCGACACCGACCGCCGGTCGGCCCCGCTCCGGCGCCCGGCGCCTCCCGGACGCCACCGCCCGCGAGGAGATCCTCGACGCCGCCGCCGAACTCTTCGTCCGGCGCGGCTATGCCGCCACCTCCACCCGGCTCATCGCCGAGACCGTCGGCATCCGCCAGGCGTCGCTCTACTACCACTTCGCCAACAAGGAACAGATCCTCGCCGAACTGCTCGAGGCCACCGTCCGCCCGACCCTCACCCACGCCGAGGAGCTCGCCGGCCAGGACCCGGACCCCGCGGCCGCCCTGCACGACCTGGTGAAGTACGACGTCGGCGTCCTGCTCGGCGCCCGCTGGAACGTCGGCATCCTCTACGCCCTGCCCGAGGTCGCCACCGAACCCTTCACCCGGTTCCGCCGCGAACGCGAACGGCTGCGCCTGACCTACCGCACCCTCGCGGCCGCGGCCGCCGCCGCAGACATCGACGACACCGACATCATCGGCGACCTGGTCTTCGGCCTTGTGGAAAGCGTCATCGAGATGCGCCGCGAGCTGCCCGACCTCGCCCCGCCCGAGAAACTGCAACGCGCGGTCACCGCCGCCGCCCTGCGCCTCGTCGGAGCAGCCACGAACCGGCCCGGCTAGCCCGCCGGCACCGGTTCGTGCAGGCGGCCGATCAGGGCGTCGCCGACCCGGGCGGTCTCCTGCTTGTAGGGGGTGTCGGAGAGCACGAAGTGGCTGATGCCCAGGTCGGCGTAGCGGCGCAGGGCCGCGGCGACGTCGTCGGCCGACCCGACCAGCCACGTCGTGCCGGCCCCGCCTCCGCCGTAGCGGCCCGGCGCCGTGTACAGGCAGGTGTCCAGCACGTCGCCGCGGTCGGCCAGGTCGAGCAGGCGCTGCTGGCCGACCGCGGGCCCGCGCTGCCGGTGCGGCCACCGGCCGGCGCCGGCCGCCGAGCGTGCGGCCTGGTCGGCGACCTTCGCCTCGGCGTCACGCCACGCCTCCTCGGTGGTGTCGCGGATCAGCGTGGTGATGCGCAGCCCGAATTCCAGCGGCGGCAGGTCGCGATCAAGCTCACCGGCGAGACCGCGGAGCCGGTCGATCCGCTCGGCGATGCCGTCGAGCGGCTCACCCCAGAACAACTGCACGTCGGCCTCGGTCGCGGCGACCCTCTCGGCGGCCGCTGACGCGCCGCCGAAATAGAGGCGAGGACCTTGACGGTACGGCCGGGGCGCGACCGTCGAGTCGGTGACGCTGAAGTGCTCACCGGCGTACGTCACGTTCTCCTCGGTCCACAGCCTCCGTGCGATGCGCATGAACTCCTTGGTCCGCGCGTACCGCTGGCTCTGATCGCCCTCGACGTCGCCGTAGGCGGCGAGATTGTCCTGTCCGCTGACGATGTTGATCAGCAGGCGGCCGCCGCTGAGGTGGTCGAGCGTCGCCGCGGCGCTGGCGAAGTGCGCCGGGGTCCAGTACCCGGGCCGGATCGCGGCCAGCGGCCGGAACGTCGTGGTCCGCGCCGCGATCGCGGTGGCGACGGTGAACGTGTCCGGCCGGCCCCAGCCGGTGCCGATCAGCGCCCCCGACCAGCCGTGTTCCTCGGCGGTCCGCGCCAGGTCGACGCTGTGGTCGAGGGTGCCGTACCCGCTGACGGTGTCGTCGCCGCGGTGGCCGGGTTCGACGGTGTTCGGGATGTACCACAGAAAGGTCTGGGTCATGCCGCGCTCCTACGGCGTCGGGCCGGGTCGGTGAGCGCCGGCGGGTGGTAGCCCTGGTCGCGGGCGGAGAGGGTGACGCCGGGCGGCACGATCTTGTCGATCTCGTCGAGGATGTCCCGGCCGAGGCGGACCTGGGCGGCGCCGAGCTGGCCTTCGAGCTGTTCGAGGGTGCGCGGGCCGATGATCGGGGCGGTGACCGCGGGGTGTTCGAGGACGAACCCGAGCGCCAGGTGGATCAGAGACAGGCCGGACTGCTCGGCGAGCTCGGCGAGGGCCTCGACAGCGGCGAGCTTGGCCGCGTTCTCGGGTGCGTCGATCTCGAAGCGGCCCGGCTGCCGGCCCGCGCGGCTGCTCGGGGGCTGGGTGCCGCCGGCCCGGTACCTCCCGGTCAGCCAGCCCCCGGCGAGGGGGCTCCAGGGGATCACGGCGAGGCCGTACTTCTGGGCGATCGGCAGGACCTCGCGCTCGACGCCGCGGGCCAGGATCGAGTACGGCGGCTGCTCGGCGACGACCCGTTCGCGGCCGCGCCGCTCGGCGATCCACTGGCCCTCGACGATGGCCGACGGCGCGAAGGTGGACGTGCCGAGGTAGCGGATCTTGCCCTGGTGGACGAGGTCGGACAGGGCGCCGAGGGTGTCGTCGAAGTCGGTGTCGTCCTCGGGCCGGTGCACCTGGTAGAGGTCGAGGTGGTCGGTCTGCAGGCGGCGCAGGCTGTGCTCGACCGCGCGGATGATCCAGCGGCGGGAGTTGCCGAACTGGTTCGGGTCCTTACCGATCTGGCCGTGGAACTTGGTGGCGAGGAAGACGCCGTCGCGGCGGCCGAGCAGGGCCTTGCCGACGATCGTCTCGGACTCGCCCTGGCTGTAGACGTCGGCGGTGTCGATGAGGTTGATGCCGGCGTCGAGGGCGTGGTGGATGATCCGGACGCTGTCGTCGTGGTCGGGGTTGCCCCGGGAGCCGAACATCATGGTGCCCAGCGCGAGGGCGCTGACCTTGACGCCGGTACGGCCGAACGGGCGCAGGGGAACGGTCATCGCGGGATCAGCTCCAGACGGTTGGCGGGACGGGGGAGGCCGTAGTGGTCGCGGAGGGTCACGCCCTCGTACTCGGTGCGGAACCGGCCCCGCTCCTGCAGGATCGGCACCACGTGATCGACGAAGGCGACCAGGCCGGACGGCA belongs to Amorphoplanes digitatis and includes:
- a CDS encoding aldo/keto reductase, encoding MTVPLRPFGRTGVKVSALALGTMMFGSRGNPDHDDSVRIIHHALDAGINLIDTADVYSQGESETIVGKALLGRRDGVFLATKFHGQIGKDPNQFGNSRRWIIRAVEHSLRRLQTDHLDLYQVHRPEDDTDFDDTLGALSDLVHQGKIRYLGTSTFAPSAIVEGQWIAERRGRERVVAEQPPYSILARGVEREVLPIAQKYGLAVIPWSPLAGGWLTGRYRAGGTQPPSSRAGRQPGRFEIDAPENAAKLAAVEALAELAEQSGLSLIHLALGFVLEHPAVTAPIIGPRTLEQLEGQLGAAQVRLGRDILDEIDKIVPPGVTLSARDQGYHPPALTDPARRRRSAA
- a CDS encoding TetR/AcrR family transcriptional regulator, giving the protein MSPSPSTPTAGRPRSGARRLPDATAREEILDAAAELFVRRGYAATSTRLIAETVGIRQASLYYHFANKEQILAELLEATVRPTLTHAEELAGQDPDPAAALHDLVKYDVGVLLGARWNVGILYALPEVATEPFTRFRRERERLRLTYRTLAAAAAAADIDDTDIIGDLVFGLVESVIEMRRELPDLAPPEKLQRAVTAAALRLVGAATNRPG
- a CDS encoding LLM class flavin-dependent oxidoreductase, with product MTQTFLWYIPNTVEPGHRGDDTVSGYGTLDHSVDLARTAEEHGWSGALIGTGWGRPDTFTVATAIAARTTTFRPLAAIRPGYWTPAHFASAAATLDHLSGGRLLINIVSGQDNLAAYGDVEGDQSQRYARTKEFMRIARRLWTEENVTYAGEHFSVTDSTVAPRPYRQGPRLYFGGASAAAERVAATEADVQLFWGEPLDGIAERIDRLRGLAGELDRDLPPLEFGLRITTLIRDTTEEAWRDAEAKVADQAARSAAGAGRWPHRQRGPAVGQQRLLDLADRGDVLDTCLYTAPGRYGGGGAGTTWLVGSADDVAAALRRYADLGISHFVLSDTPYKQETARVGDALIGRLHEPVPAG